A genomic segment from Mastomys coucha isolate ucsf_1 unplaced genomic scaffold, UCSF_Mcou_1 pScaffold7, whole genome shotgun sequence encodes:
- the Med30 gene encoding mediator of RNA polymerase II transcription subunit 30: MSTPPLAPTGMASGPFGGPQAQQAAREVNTATLCRIGQETVQDIVYRTMEIFQLLRNMQLPNGVTYHTGTYQDRLTKLQDHLRQLSILFRKLRLVYDKCNENCGGMDPIPVEQLIPYVDEDGSKNDDRAGPPRFASEERREIVEVNKRLKQKNQQLKQIMDQLRSLIWDINAMLAMRN, translated from the exons ATGTCCACCCCTCCGCTGGCGCCCACGGGCATGGCGTCCGGGCCCTTCGGCGGCCCGCAGGCTCAGCAGGCCGCGCGCGAGGTCAACACGGCCACGCTGTGCCGCATCGGGCAGGAGACCGTGCAGGATATCGTGTACCGCACCATGGAGATCTTCCAGCTGCTCAGGAACATGCAG CTGCCAAATGGTGTCACTTACCATACTGGAACTTACCAGGACCGGTTAACGAAGCTGCAGGACCACCTTCGGCAACTTTCTATTCTCTTCAGGAAGCTACGACTGGTCTATGACAAGTGTAATGAGAACTGCGGAGGAATGGACCCCATTCCTGTTGAG CAACTTATTCCATATGTGGATGAAGACGGCTCAAAGAATGATGACCGGGCTGGTCCACCTCGTTTTGCTAGCGAAGAGAGACGAGAAATTGTGGAAGTAAATAAG AGACTCAAACAGAAGAATCAGCAGCTGAAGCAGATCATGGACCAGTTACGGAGTCTCATCTGGGACATAAATGCCATGTTGGCAATGAGGAACTGA